A stretch of the Capra hircus breed San Clemente chromosome 10, ASM170441v1, whole genome shotgun sequence genome encodes the following:
- the LOC102180856 gene encoding olfactory receptor 4K15-like: MNQENNSRVAEFVLLGLSSSWELQYFFFMLFNFLYIIIVLGNLLIVLTVISEPALHTPMYIMLSNLSILDVFLATYATPKMIHDFLHEPKTISFEGCMAQIFLLHVFAGGEMVLLVAMAYDRYVAICKPLHYATIMNVCKCTGLVVGSWVIGVMHSLSQLAFTVNLPFCGPNVVNSYYCDLTLVIKLACTDTYVPEVLMLLDSGLMGVASFLLLLVSYTAILVTVQRRSSMDMAKARSTLTAHIIVVTLFFGPCIFIYAWPFSSFPVDKVLSVFSTVFTPILNPIIYTLRNKEVKLAMHKLKTRYVCSRLPSQLSHLRLDVLS; this comes from the coding sequence ATGAACCAAGAAAATAATTCTAGGGTGGCTGAGTTTGTGCTGCTGGGGCTCTCCAGTTCCTGGGAGCTCCAGTATTTCTTCTTCATGTTGTTTAATTTCTTGTATATCATCATTGTGCTGGGCAACCTCCTCATTGTACTCACAGTGATCTCTGAACCTGCCCTGCATACACCTATGTACATAATGCTCAGTAATCTTTCTATACTTGATGTCTTCCTGGCCACTTATGCAACCCCCAAGATGATTCATGATTTCCTTCATGAACCCAAGACCATCTCCTTCGAGGGCTGCATGGCCCAGATATTCTTACTCCATGTCTTTGCTGGTGGTGAGATGGTTCTCCTTGTAGCTATGGCATATGACAGATATGTAGCCATATGCAAACCTCTCCATTATGCAACCATCATGAACGTGTGTAAATGTACAGGTCTGGTAGTAGGCTCTTGGGTGATTGGGGTCATGCACTCCTTGAGCCAATTAGCTTTCACTGTAAACCTGCCTTTCTGTGGTCCAAATGTTGTGAACAGTTATTACTGTGACCTTACTTTGGTCATCAAACTTGCCTGTACGGATACATATGTCCCTGAAGTGTTGATGCTTTTGGATAGTGGTCTCATGGGGGTGGCCTCATTCTTGCTCTTGCTGGTCTCCTACACAGCCATCCTGGTCACTGTGCAACGTCGTTCCTCAATGGACATGGCCAAGGCCCGCAGCACTCTGACTgcccacatcattgtggttacgCTCTTTTTTGGGCCCTGTATCTTCATCTATGCCTGGCCTTTCAGCAGCTTCCCAGTGGATAAAGTCCTTTCTGTGTTCTCTACAGTTTTCACACCTATATTGAACCCCATAATCTACACACTGAGAAACAAAGAGGTGAAATTGGCAATGCATAAACTGAAGACCCGCTATGTATGTTCTAGGCTGCCTTCTCAACTGTCTCACCTAAGACTAGATGTGTTGAGTTGA
- the LOC102180597 gene encoding olfactory receptor 4K2 produces the protein MMDVVNESAVSDFVLLGLSKSWELQTFFFVVFSLLYVATMVGNSLIVITVIADSHLHFPMYFLLTNLSIIDMSLASFATPKMITDYLSGHKTIAFDGCITQIFFLHLFTGTEIILLMAMSFDRYIAICKPLHYASIISPQTCVALVGVSWVVGVMHSMSQVIFALTLPFCGPSEVDSFFCDLPVVFQLACVNTYVLGLFMISTSGIIALSCFILLFSSYVVVLVAIRNHSSKGTSKVFSTCTAHFIVVFMFFGPCIFIYMWPLSSFLIDKILSVFYTIFTPILNPVIYTLRNQEVKIAMRKLKNKLLNSNKATPLHYF, from the coding sequence ATGATGGATGTGGTGAACGAGTCTGcagtttctgattttgttttgctAGGACTCTCTAAATCCTGGGAACTACAGACATTTTTCTTTGTGGTGTTTTCGCTCTTGTATGTGGCAACAATGGTGGGTAATAGCCTCATAGTCATCACAGTGATAGCCGACTCTCATCTGCACTTCCCCATGTACTTCCTGCTCACCAACCTTTCCATCATTGATATGTCTCTTGCTTCCTTTGCAACCCCTAAGATGATTACAGACTACCTCAGTGGACACAAAACCATCGCCTTTGATGGTTGCATCACCCAGATATTTTTTCTACACCTTTTTACAGGCACTGAGATCATTTTGCTAATGGCTATGTCTTTTGATAGGTATATTGCAATATGCAAGCCTCTCCACTATGCTTCAATCATAAGTCCCCAGACGTGTGTTGCCCTTGTGGGGGTTTCCTGGGTTGTAGGAGTCATGCACTCAATGAGCCAGGTCATATTCGCTCTTACATTGCCATTCTGTGGTCCCAGTGAGGTAGATAGCTTTTTCTGTGACCTTCCTGTGGTATTCCAACTAGCATGTGTAAATACTTATGTCCTGGGCCTCTTTATGATCTCAACAAGTGGCATCATTGCCTTGTCCTGCTTTATTCTTCTATTCAGTTCTTATGTTGTTGTCTTGGTTGCTATCAGAAATCATTCTTCAAAAGGAACATCTAAGGTTTTTTCTACCTGCACAGCTCATTTCATTGTTGTCTTCATGTTCTTTGGACCCTGCATCTTCATCTATATGTGGCCACTAAGCAGTTTTCTGATAGACAAGATTCTATCTGTGTTTTATACCATTTTTACTCCCATTCTGAACCCAGTAATCTATACTTTGAGAAATCAGGAAGTGAAGATAgccatgaggaaactgaagaataAGCTTCTAAATTCTAACAAGGCAACTCCATtgcattatttttag